One genomic region from Terriglobus aquaticus encodes:
- the nuoI gene encoding NADH-quinone oxidoreductase subunit NuoI produces the protein MSILKNAAGIAKGMSITFKEMLQPAEVENYPDGPGPMRGAIFQDRFRGKHQLQRDENGLEKCVACFLCAAACPSNCIYIEAAENTEEQRISSAERYAKVYNIDYNRCIFCGYCVEACPTDAITHGHGFELASLNATTLVMRKEDLLVPGSPSPLVGGSKADKVEVLS, from the coding sequence ATGTCGATCCTCAAGAATGCCGCCGGCATTGCCAAAGGCATGAGCATCACCTTCAAGGAAATGCTGCAGCCGGCCGAGGTGGAGAACTACCCGGATGGCCCGGGTCCCATGCGCGGTGCGATCTTCCAGGATCGCTTTCGCGGAAAGCACCAGTTGCAGCGTGACGAAAACGGCCTAGAAAAGTGCGTGGCCTGCTTCCTCTGCGCCGCGGCCTGCCCGTCCAACTGCATCTACATCGAAGCGGCTGAGAACACCGAGGAGCAGCGCATCAGCTCGGCCGAGCGCTACGCCAAGGTCTATAACATCGACTACAACCGCTGCATTTTCTGCGGCTACTGCGTCGAAGCTTGCCCGACGGACGCCATCACGCACGGCCATGGATTTGAACTGGCTAGCCTGAACGCGACCACCCTGGTCATGCGCAAGGAAGACCTGCTGGTGCCGGGCTCGCCCAGCCCTCTGGTGGGCGGCAGTAAGGCCGACAAGGTTGAGGTGCTCTCGTAG
- a CDS encoding DUF3309 domain-containing protein: MLILLIILVLLAFGTSPILPYSRGWGYYPSGGLGLIAVIVLVILLLNGGLHF; encoded by the coding sequence GTGCTTATTCTCCTGATTATCCTGGTGCTGCTTGCGTTCGGCACGTCGCCTATCCTTCCCTACAGCCGTGGATGGGGATACTATCCCAGCGGTGGACTTGGACTGATCGCGGTCATTGTTCTGGTGATCCTGCTGCTGAACGGCGGTTTGCACTTCTAA
- the metH gene encoding methionine synthase → MSVPTIKPLRLSGSQPFTQQPGTFLMIGERTNVAGSPKFARLIVEGKYEDAVSIARQQVENGANVIDICMDEGMIDGVAAMTRFLQLLASEPEVAKVPFMVDSSKWEVIEAGLKCLQGKGIVNSISLKEGEEKFLQNARTVRRYGAAAVVMAFDEEGQAASFEDKIRICERAYRLLVDRVQFPPEDIIFDPNILTVATGMEEHNNYALDFINATRWIKQNLPHAKVSGGVSNISFSFRGNNKVREAMHSAFLFHAIAAGMDMGIVNAGMLEVYEEIDPELKVLVEDVLLNRRPDATERLVDFGEQLKAAGSGNAKVIEQRVEEWRNGTVEERLSHALVKGIDTYIDQDTEEARAKLGRPLLVIEGPLMAGMSVVGDLFGAGKMFLPQVVKSARVMKKAVAYLTPYMEAEKAELAARGEVVRTQGKIVLATVKGDVHDIGKNIVGVVLACNNYEVIDMGVMVPAEKILERAKAENADIIGLSGLITPSLDEMVHVAREMQRLKFSIPLLIGGATTSRAHTAIKIAPYYAEPVVHVTDASRAVPVTTSLLSEDNRAQFIATHQAEYEALRKAHLAPKQALTPIVEARARRTPIKWRQEDVATPEFFGVRVIHDFPLSTLRKFIDWSPFFHTWGLRGLYPRILDDERQGTEARKLYDDAQRMLDQIIENNSLTARGVYGFFPASAVGDDVELYCDETRSCVRSRFHFLRQQANREGKEPCRSLVDFIAPKDTGLHDSIGAFAVTSGLGLKELTDRFKLEHDDYSAILAEAIADRLAEAFAEALHKQVRDEWGYGRTENLTNEQMIREEYRGIRPAPGYPACPDHTEKGTIWHLLDVQQNTGMEITESFAMWPGSSVSGIYFAHPESRFFSLGKIGRDQVQDYAERKAMSLAEAERWLGPNLGYDPDETN, encoded by the coding sequence GTGAGCGTACCCACGATAAAGCCGCTGCGCCTTTCCGGGTCGCAGCCGTTTACACAGCAGCCCGGAACCTTTCTGATGATCGGCGAACGCACCAACGTCGCCGGTTCGCCCAAGTTCGCTCGCCTGATCGTCGAGGGCAAGTACGAAGACGCCGTCAGCATCGCGCGCCAGCAGGTAGAGAACGGCGCCAACGTGATCGACATCTGCATGGACGAAGGCATGATCGACGGCGTGGCCGCGATGACACGCTTTCTGCAGTTGCTGGCCAGCGAGCCCGAGGTCGCCAAGGTGCCCTTCATGGTTGACTCCTCGAAGTGGGAGGTCATCGAGGCCGGCTTGAAGTGCCTGCAGGGCAAAGGCATCGTGAACTCCATCTCGCTGAAGGAAGGCGAGGAGAAATTCCTGCAGAATGCGCGGACAGTTCGGCGCTACGGTGCAGCCGCGGTCGTCATGGCCTTCGACGAGGAAGGCCAAGCCGCGAGTTTCGAAGACAAGATCCGCATCTGCGAACGTGCGTACCGCCTGCTAGTGGACCGCGTTCAGTTCCCGCCGGAAGACATCATCTTCGATCCCAACATCCTGACCGTCGCCACGGGCATGGAAGAGCACAACAATTACGCTCTCGACTTCATCAACGCGACGCGCTGGATCAAGCAGAACCTGCCTCATGCCAAGGTCTCTGGCGGTGTGTCGAACATCTCGTTCAGCTTTCGCGGCAACAACAAGGTTCGCGAAGCGATGCATTCGGCGTTCCTCTTTCACGCGATCGCGGCCGGCATGGACATGGGCATCGTCAATGCCGGCATGCTCGAGGTGTACGAAGAGATCGATCCCGAGCTGAAGGTGCTTGTCGAAGATGTTCTGCTGAACCGCCGACCGGACGCGACAGAGCGGCTGGTCGACTTCGGTGAGCAGTTGAAGGCCGCCGGCAGCGGCAACGCCAAAGTGATCGAACAGCGCGTAGAAGAGTGGCGCAACGGCACCGTGGAGGAGAGGTTGTCTCACGCGCTGGTCAAGGGCATCGACACATACATCGACCAGGACACCGAAGAGGCGCGCGCAAAGCTCGGTCGTCCGCTGCTGGTGATCGAGGGTCCGCTCATGGCGGGCATGAGCGTGGTGGGCGACCTGTTCGGCGCGGGCAAGATGTTCCTACCGCAGGTGGTCAAGTCCGCGCGCGTGATGAAGAAAGCGGTCGCCTACTTGACGCCGTACATGGAAGCGGAGAAAGCCGAGTTGGCCGCGCGCGGAGAGGTCGTGCGCACCCAAGGCAAGATCGTTCTCGCCACCGTGAAGGGCGACGTCCACGACATCGGCAAGAACATCGTCGGCGTGGTGCTGGCCTGCAACAACTACGAAGTGATCGACATGGGCGTGATGGTGCCCGCAGAGAAGATCCTGGAGCGCGCTAAAGCAGAGAACGCCGACATCATCGGTCTGAGCGGCCTGATCACGCCATCGCTGGACGAGATGGTTCACGTCGCGCGCGAGATGCAGCGACTGAAGTTCTCCATTCCCCTGCTCATCGGCGGCGCAACGACGAGCCGCGCACACACCGCCATTAAGATCGCGCCATACTACGCCGAGCCCGTGGTTCACGTTACCGATGCCAGCCGCGCCGTGCCCGTAACAACGAGTCTGTTGAGCGAGGACAACCGCGCGCAGTTCATCGCGACGCACCAGGCAGAATACGAGGCGCTGCGCAAAGCACACCTTGCGCCGAAACAGGCGCTGACTCCGATCGTGGAAGCGCGTGCACGCCGCACGCCAATAAAGTGGCGCCAAGAGGACGTCGCAACCCCGGAGTTCTTCGGTGTTCGCGTGATCCACGACTTTCCCCTGAGCACCCTGCGCAAGTTCATCGACTGGTCGCCGTTCTTTCACACCTGGGGTCTGCGTGGCTTGTATCCGCGCATCCTCGATGACGAGCGCCAGGGAACGGAAGCACGGAAGCTGTACGACGACGCGCAGAGAATGCTGGATCAGATCATCGAAAACAACTCGTTGACGGCGCGCGGTGTATACGGCTTTTTCCCGGCCAGCGCGGTCGGCGACGACGTTGAGCTGTATTGCGATGAGACGCGATCGTGTGTTCGCTCGCGGTTCCACTTTCTGCGGCAGCAGGCGAATCGGGAGGGCAAAGAGCCGTGCCGCTCGCTGGTCGACTTCATCGCTCCCAAGGACACGGGCCTGCACGACAGTATCGGCGCATTTGCCGTGACGAGCGGTCTCGGGCTGAAGGAGCTCACCGACCGCTTCAAACTCGAGCACGACGACTACTCCGCCATCCTCGCGGAGGCGATTGCCGATCGACTTGCTGAGGCGTTCGCGGAAGCGCTGCACAAACAGGTGCGCGATGAGTGGGGCTATGGGCGCACGGAGAACCTGACCAACGAGCAGATGATTCGGGAGGAGTATCGCGGCATCCGCCCCGCGCCCGGCTACCCGGCTTGCCCAGATCACACTGAGAAGGGCACCATCTGGCACCTGCTGGACGTGCAGCAGAATACTGGCATGGAGATCACGGAGTCCTTCGCGATGTGGCCGGGATCCAGCGTGAGCGGCATCTATTTCGCGCACCCGGAGTCGCGCTTCTTCTCGTTGGGCAAGATCGGTCGTGACCAGGTGCAGGATTACGCCGAGCGTAAAGCTATGTCGCTGGCTGAGGCCGAGCGCTGGCTCGGCCCCAACCTGGGCTACGATCCGGACGAGACGAACTAA
- a CDS encoding molybdopterin-binding protein: MKRLLFALSAALLPAVCVTLLPAQMAHEGMKHEAGVPSKTLALTGLDGSTRTLSADDLKALPHVSVAVTNGHTHQQETYSGVPVKDLLALVASKPGAGPHVSPRTTVVIAGATDHFQVVLTMCDTDPGCRSGQAIVADAEDGKPLTADGAFKLILTEDKMPGRWTRNLDSLTEKNVGAM, encoded by the coding sequence ATGAAAAGACTTCTGTTCGCCCTGTCGGCTGCCCTGCTTCCCGCTGTTTGCGTGACTTTATTGCCGGCGCAAATGGCCCATGAGGGCATGAAGCACGAGGCCGGCGTGCCCTCGAAGACGCTGGCGCTGACCGGGCTGGACGGTTCAACCCGGACGCTTTCCGCGGACGACCTGAAGGCGTTGCCGCACGTTTCCGTGGCCGTCACCAACGGACACACCCATCAGCAGGAGACATACAGCGGCGTGCCCGTGAAGGACCTGCTGGCATTGGTCGCCAGCAAGCCCGGCGCAGGACCGCACGTGTCACCTCGGACGACCGTCGTGATTGCGGGTGCGACCGACCACTTTCAGGTGGTACTGACGATGTGCGACACCGATCCGGGTTGCCGCAGCGGACAAGCGATCGTTGCGGACGCGGAAGATGGGAAACCGCTCACGGCGGATGGAGCCTTCAAGCTGATTTTGACCGAAGACAAGATGCCGGGCCGTTGGACGCGCAACCTGGACTCGTTGACGGAGAAGAACGTCGGCGCGATGTAG
- a CDS encoding MoaD/ThiS family protein — MSIRVMLPAAFARHTDGTKQVDSQAATLPALVEDLGTKFPQLGSHIKDEDGRLRKFINVYVNDEDIRFLGGDTYQFQDRDEVMFIPSIAGGLR, encoded by the coding sequence GTGTCAATCCGTGTCATGCTTCCAGCCGCCTTCGCCCGCCACACTGACGGGACAAAGCAGGTGGACTCGCAAGCGGCTACGCTGCCCGCCCTGGTTGAGGATCTGGGAACGAAGTTCCCGCAACTGGGCTCGCACATCAAGGACGAAGATGGACGTCTTCGCAAGTTCATCAACGTGTACGTCAATGACGAAGACATCCGCTTCCTGGGCGGAGACACTTACCAGTTCCAGGACCGTGATGAAGTGATGTTCATCCCCAGCATCGCCGGTGGCCTGCGCTAG
- a CDS encoding M3 family metallopeptidase codes for MSIAENPLLQPSTLPFGAPHFDRIQDEHYPEAFTAAMAEQRAEVEAIANAPEPATFENTLAALERTGAALSRVASAFFCVAGAHTNDRLQQIQQEVAPQLSAHSDAIYLDAALFARVHSVYEQRHALQLDSESLRLLEETHQHFLRAGALLDDEQKERLKALNAETATLQAAFVTKVLTAAREAALHVIEVSELEGLSGAQIEAAAAAAASRGLDGYLLVLQNTTQQPLLEALAVRETRRKLWEKSLTRNMQGDANDTRNGIARLAQLRAERAALLGHPNYATWKLANQMAQTPANAIAFLDRLVPAARTGVTREAQGLREYIAEQGAEHELAPYDWAFYAEQVRKAKYDLNEDELKPYFELNNVFERGVLFAASELYGLRFEPRTDLPVYHPDVRTYTVFDADGSELALLYTDFYKRDSKRGGAWMSTLVDQSRLLGQRPIITNTCNYTKPAEGQPCLLTSDEVDTLFHEFGHALHGLLSDVTYASLSGTSVARDFVEFPSQFNEHWASYPTVFANFARHHATGEPMPAELEAKLRKAKHFNGGHALAEVLAAAELDLQWHTLSAEAPVQDPDEFERKALVTKQVDFDAVPPRYSSTYFSHIFGGGYSAGYYAYLWAEMLDADAYAWFEEYGGLTRENGDRLRRMVLSRGNSADPAELYRAWRGGDPQIGPMLAGRGIELEVHADTAAV; via the coding sequence ATGTCGATCGCTGAAAACCCTCTGCTGCAGCCAAGCACCCTTCCCTTCGGTGCACCGCACTTCGATCGCATTCAGGACGAGCACTATCCGGAGGCTTTCACCGCCGCCATGGCGGAACAGCGCGCCGAGGTGGAGGCGATCGCGAACGCCCCAGAGCCCGCAACTTTCGAGAACACGCTGGCAGCACTGGAGCGTACGGGCGCGGCCCTCAGCCGCGTCGCGTCGGCGTTCTTCTGTGTCGCTGGCGCGCATACCAACGATCGGCTACAGCAGATTCAGCAGGAGGTTGCGCCACAGCTCTCCGCGCACAGCGACGCGATCTACCTGGACGCAGCCCTGTTTGCGCGTGTTCACTCCGTTTATGAACAACGGCATGCCCTGCAGCTCGACTCCGAGTCGCTGCGGCTGCTGGAAGAAACGCACCAGCATTTTCTGCGGGCCGGAGCTCTGCTGGACGACGAGCAAAAAGAGCGTCTGAAAGCGCTGAATGCAGAGACGGCAACGCTGCAGGCCGCATTCGTCACCAAGGTGCTCACCGCGGCTCGCGAAGCGGCGCTGCATGTCATCGAAGTATCCGAACTGGAGGGGCTTTCCGGGGCGCAGATAGAGGCCGCCGCTGCTGCTGCGGCGTCGCGCGGCCTGGACGGCTACCTGCTGGTCCTGCAAAACACGACTCAGCAGCCGCTGTTGGAAGCGCTGGCAGTGCGGGAAACCCGTCGCAAGCTTTGGGAGAAGTCGCTTACGCGGAACATGCAGGGCGATGCGAACGATACTCGCAACGGCATCGCACGATTGGCGCAACTGCGGGCCGAGCGCGCTGCCTTGCTGGGCCATCCGAATTACGCAACGTGGAAGCTTGCCAACCAGATGGCCCAGACTCCCGCGAACGCCATCGCCTTCCTGGACCGCCTGGTACCTGCTGCGCGCACAGGCGTTACTCGCGAAGCGCAGGGGCTACGCGAGTACATAGCAGAGCAGGGCGCGGAGCATGAGTTGGCGCCCTATGACTGGGCTTTCTATGCGGAACAGGTACGCAAGGCCAAGTACGACTTGAACGAAGACGAGCTGAAGCCTTACTTCGAGCTCAACAATGTCTTCGAGCGTGGAGTTCTCTTTGCTGCTTCCGAGCTCTACGGTCTCCGTTTCGAACCTCGCACCGATCTTCCCGTGTACCACCCTGACGTGAGAACCTACACCGTCTTCGACGCGGACGGTTCCGAACTCGCGCTGCTCTACACCGATTTCTACAAGCGCGATTCCAAGCGTGGTGGCGCGTGGATGAGCACGCTTGTGGACCAGTCGCGGCTGCTTGGCCAGCGGCCAATCATCACCAATACGTGCAATTACACGAAGCCAGCGGAAGGTCAGCCCTGCCTGCTCACCTCCGACGAAGTGGACACGCTCTTCCATGAGTTCGGCCACGCTCTGCACGGCCTGTTGTCTGACGTGACGTATGCCTCGCTCTCCGGCACGTCTGTCGCGCGGGACTTTGTCGAGTTCCCATCACAGTTCAATGAGCACTGGGCTAGTTACCCGACGGTGTTTGCGAATTTTGCGCGTCACCATGCGACGGGCGAGCCGATGCCGGCCGAGCTGGAAGCGAAGCTGCGCAAGGCGAAGCACTTCAACGGCGGCCACGCGCTTGCCGAAGTCCTGGCTGCAGCCGAACTCGATCTGCAGTGGCACACGCTGTCTGCCGAGGCGCCAGTGCAGGATCCTGACGAGTTCGAGCGCAAGGCGCTGGTGACGAAGCAGGTGGATTTCGACGCTGTGCCTCCGCGCTACTCCTCCACGTATTTCTCCCACATCTTCGGTGGTGGCTACTCGGCGGGTTACTACGCCTACCTGTGGGCAGAGATGCTGGACGCCGACGCGTATGCCTGGTTTGAGGAGTACGGTGGCCTGACTCGCGAGAATGGCGACCGGCTGCGGCGCATGGTTCTGTCGCGCGGCAACAGCGCGGATCCGGCGGAGCTGTACCGGGCTTGGCGCGGCGGCGATCCTCAGATCGGGCCCATGCTCGCTGGAAGGGGAATCGAGCTTGAGGTGCACGCAGACACCGCTGCCGTTTAG
- a CDS encoding homocysteine S-methyltransferase family protein translates to MSGRASIPSHPLRDVLRQRIAILDGAMGTTIRTYGMTEADMRGERFRNAPKDLLNNGDLFSLTQPAMILDIHRRFLEAGADILETNTFGATSIAQSEFFRDDPREHGGRKDPEFYSSIVGDPELEALAWEINQTSAQQCRTLADQVGSDTGRQRFVAGAIGPLTVSLSNSPDPDDPGFRVITFDQVKAAYVQQVRALLAGGVDLLLVETIFDSLNAKAALVAIREVLDERAPNLPEVPVMISAAVGRGGETMISAQTVEAFWTAVEHVRPLSVGLNCSLGPDLMYPFLADLASRATVAVSAYPNAGLPNPLSPTGFDLEPEDMARYLGEFAQGSLLNIAGGCCGNTPEHISAIAKRLEHAEPRALEAETAAA, encoded by the coding sequence ATGTCCGGCCGTGCCTCCATTCCGTCTCACCCGCTCCGTGATGTACTGCGGCAGCGCATTGCCATTTTGGATGGCGCCATGGGAACCACCATCCGGACATATGGGATGACGGAGGCAGACATGCGCGGAGAACGCTTCCGCAATGCCCCCAAAGACCTCCTGAATAACGGCGACCTGTTCAGTCTGACGCAGCCCGCGATGATCCTGGATATTCACCGTCGATTTCTGGAAGCTGGTGCCGACATCCTCGAGACGAACACCTTTGGCGCGACGAGCATCGCGCAAAGCGAGTTCTTCCGCGATGATCCGCGAGAACACGGCGGCCGCAAAGACCCGGAGTTCTACTCGAGCATCGTCGGCGATCCGGAACTGGAAGCCCTCGCGTGGGAGATCAACCAGACAAGCGCGCAGCAGTGCCGCACCTTGGCCGACCAGGTGGGCAGTGACACGGGGCGCCAACGCTTTGTGGCCGGGGCGATCGGTCCATTGACGGTGTCCCTGTCGAACTCTCCCGACCCGGACGATCCCGGCTTTCGGGTCATCACCTTCGACCAGGTAAAAGCGGCGTATGTGCAGCAGGTGCGAGCGCTGCTGGCGGGTGGAGTCGACCTGCTGCTGGTCGAGACGATCTTCGATTCATTGAATGCGAAAGCCGCGCTGGTGGCAATTCGGGAAGTTCTGGACGAGCGTGCGCCCAATCTACCGGAAGTCCCCGTGATGATCAGCGCCGCCGTTGGCCGAGGTGGAGAAACCATGATCAGCGCGCAGACGGTGGAAGCCTTCTGGACCGCGGTCGAGCATGTACGGCCCTTGAGCGTGGGGCTGAACTGCTCGTTAGGGCCAGATCTGATGTATCCATTTCTGGCCGACCTTGCGTCACGCGCTACGGTTGCCGTATCCGCGTACCCCAACGCCGGTCTACCGAATCCTCTGTCGCCCACCGGGTTCGACCTGGAGCCCGAGGACATGGCGCGATACCTGGGCGAGTTTGCGCAGGGAAGTTTGCTGAATATCGCGGGCGGCTGCTGTGGGAACACGCCGGAGCATATTTCCGCGATCGCCAAGCGGCTGGAGCACGCGGAGCCACGCGCGCTGGAAGCCGAAACGGCCGCCGCGTGA
- the fliS gene encoding flagellar export chaperone FliS → MRYQEQALAGATGVDLIVSLYDGWLRFLYRAAKAVEEDDVIDRRYAVKRALDILMYLQARLRMDCGAPAVALNDFYAAMFTMTLEASRANSAAQMQEVISCVRNVREAWVVVARDPEANRMLPRELRIAGERSQRVLPAGVHAHRTEVQAGQPLRLAV, encoded by the coding sequence ATGCGCTATCAGGAACAAGCCTTGGCAGGAGCCACGGGAGTCGATCTGATTGTGAGCCTGTACGACGGTTGGCTCCGCTTTCTGTATCGCGCCGCAAAGGCGGTCGAAGAGGACGACGTGATCGACCGGCGGTACGCAGTCAAGCGCGCTCTCGACATCCTCATGTACCTGCAGGCCCGCCTGCGCATGGATTGCGGAGCACCGGCCGTCGCCCTGAACGACTTCTACGCGGCCATGTTTACGATGACGCTGGAAGCTTCGAGGGCAAACTCCGCCGCGCAGATGCAGGAAGTGATCTCCTGCGTCCGTAACGTTCGCGAGGCCTGGGTTGTGGTTGCACGGGATCCCGAAGCCAACCGGATGCTGCCACGGGAGCTCCGAATCGCTGGCGAACGCTCGCAGCGAGTGCTGCCTGCCGGCGTACATGCACACCGGACCGAGGTGCAGGCCGGACAACCGCTTCGGCTGGCGGTATAG
- a CDS encoding UbiD family decarboxylase — translation MAYRDLREWIKALDKAGELKRVRAEVDPVLEMAEIADRAAKSGKGTPQAGGPALLFENVKGHPGARVLMNQFGSMRRMQLAMQVDSLDEIATRIESLLQPQMPSSLVDKLKMLPMLADLGKVFPKVINRNDAPCKEVIRKGADVDLTKLPILQTWPGDGGRFITLPLVMTRDSKSGKRNVGMYRMQVYDERTTGMHWQRQKNAADHLRERMRAAVANGADRVSLMAETAGGTAVATTVNGLPATALQKIRGERMHVAVAIGTDPATTFSAIVPAPPEIEEFLISGFLRRSPVELVKAETVDLEVPAHAEYILEGYVDIGELRVEGPFGDHTGFYTMPEEYPVFHLTAITHRKNPIYAATIVGKPPMEDAYLAKAVERIFLPLMRLTLPEIVDVNLPPEGVAHNLMIVSIRKSYAGHARKVMNGIWALGQAMFTKCIVVVDEDCDVQDVGEVALRTFNNIDPERDIQFTLGPVDSLDHASRLPNFGSKMGVDATRKWPAEGFNRPWPQMLEMPGDVKARVDKLCQSLGF, via the coding sequence GTGGCATATCGGGATTTGCGAGAGTGGATCAAGGCGCTGGACAAGGCGGGCGAGCTGAAGAGAGTACGCGCCGAGGTCGACCCCGTCCTGGAGATGGCGGAGATTGCCGATCGTGCTGCGAAGTCTGGCAAAGGCACGCCGCAGGCAGGCGGACCGGCTCTGCTCTTCGAGAACGTGAAAGGCCATCCGGGCGCTCGCGTTCTGATGAATCAGTTTGGAAGCATGCGGCGCATGCAGCTGGCCATGCAGGTGGACTCGCTGGACGAGATCGCCACGCGGATCGAGTCTCTGCTACAACCGCAAATGCCTTCCAGCCTGGTGGACAAACTGAAGATGCTTCCCATGCTGGCCGACTTGGGCAAGGTTTTCCCCAAGGTGATCAACCGCAACGACGCGCCCTGCAAAGAGGTGATCCGTAAGGGCGCGGACGTAGACCTGACCAAGCTGCCCATTCTGCAGACGTGGCCTGGCGATGGTGGCCGTTTCATCACGCTGCCCTTGGTGATGACGCGCGACAGTAAATCCGGCAAGCGCAACGTGGGCATGTACCGCATGCAGGTCTATGACGAGCGCACAACAGGCATGCATTGGCAGCGGCAGAAAAATGCGGCGGACCACCTGCGTGAGCGCATGCGCGCCGCGGTGGCCAACGGAGCCGACCGCGTAAGCCTGATGGCGGAGACCGCTGGCGGTACCGCCGTAGCAACCACGGTGAACGGCCTGCCCGCTACTGCGCTGCAGAAGATCCGCGGCGAGCGTATGCACGTCGCGGTCGCCATCGGCACCGATCCCGCCACCACCTTCTCCGCGATCGTGCCAGCTCCGCCAGAGATTGAGGAGTTCCTAATCTCCGGGTTCCTTCGCCGCTCGCCTGTGGAACTGGTGAAAGCCGAGACCGTCGACCTGGAGGTACCCGCGCATGCCGAGTACATCCTGGAGGGCTACGTGGACATTGGCGAACTGCGGGTGGAAGGGCCCTTTGGCGACCACACCGGCTTCTACACCATGCCCGAAGAGTATCCCGTTTTTCACCTGACGGCGATCACGCATCGCAAGAACCCGATCTACGCTGCCACCATCGTCGGCAAGCCGCCCATGGAAGATGCCTATCTTGCGAAGGCGGTGGAGCGCATCTTTCTGCCGCTCATGCGGCTCACACTGCCGGAGATCGTCGACGTGAACCTGCCGCCGGAAGGTGTGGCGCACAACCTGATGATTGTCAGCATCCGCAAGAGCTACGCCGGCCACGCGCGCAAGGTGATGAACGGCATCTGGGCACTCGGCCAGGCGATGTTCACCAAGTGCATCGTCGTGGTCGACGAGGACTGCGACGTGCAGGACGTGGGCGAAGTGGCGCTGCGCACCTTCAACAACATCGACCCGGAGCGGGACATTCAGTTCACGCTAGGACCTGTGGACTCGCTCGACCATGCGTCGCGCCTGCCAAACTTTGGCAGCAAGATGGGCGTGGATGCAACGAGGAAGTGGCCTGCCGAGGGCTTCAACCGTCCGTGGCCTCAGATGCTCGAGATGCCCGGCGACGTGAAAGCCCGGGTCGACAAGCTCTGCCAGTCGCTCGGGTTTTAG
- the thrC gene encoding threonine synthase, which yields MQPACRAPFELYSKESGKSYGNQPLSICDESFTPLEVRYDLDAVKGQVTRASIEAGPANMWRYTSLLPIPEGFEPDLPVGFTPLVKAKNLGKRVGSNNLYVKNDAVCFPTLSFKDRVVAVALANARHFGFEVVGCSSTGNLANSVAAQAARLGLKACILVPADLEPAKILNTQVYGARLVRIDGNYDHVNRLCSLIADQYNWGFVNVNLRPYYAEGSKSVGFEIAEQLGWRLPDNVVVPMAGGSLIRKIKKAFDELLYLGLVEAKPVRFFGAQATGCSPISTAVKQDTETITPQRPNTIARSLAIGNPADGPYASRMIREVGGYAEDVSDVEVVAGIQELAETEGIFTETAGGVTTAVTARLLAQGRIGTDELTVSVITGNGLKTTDALAGRYELGRAVRPRLGDFEEYLAELDGPTAVAPELEPELIPAD from the coding sequence ATGCAGCCTGCGTGTCGCGCTCCGTTTGAGCTCTATTCCAAAGAGTCAGGGAAGAGCTATGGGAATCAACCCCTCTCGATTTGTGACGAGTCCTTCACGCCCCTCGAGGTCCGGTACGACCTGGACGCAGTCAAGGGACAGGTGACGCGCGCCTCGATCGAAGCAGGTCCCGCAAACATGTGGAGGTACACCTCGCTGCTGCCTATTCCTGAGGGTTTTGAGCCTGACCTGCCGGTCGGTTTCACGCCGCTGGTGAAGGCTAAGAACCTGGGAAAGCGCGTTGGCTCCAACAATCTGTATGTGAAGAACGATGCGGTCTGCTTCCCGACGCTTTCCTTCAAGGATCGCGTCGTTGCTGTCGCGCTCGCGAATGCTCGTCACTTCGGCTTCGAAGTCGTTGGCTGCTCTTCCACCGGCAACCTGGCCAACTCGGTGGCTGCGCAGGCGGCGCGGTTGGGGCTGAAGGCGTGCATCCTGGTTCCGGCCGACCTCGAGCCGGCGAAGATCCTGAATACGCAGGTGTATGGTGCTCGCCTTGTTCGCATTGACGGCAACTACGACCATGTGAACCGCCTGTGCTCGCTGATTGCGGATCAGTACAACTGGGGCTTCGTTAACGTGAACCTGCGCCCCTACTATGCGGAGGGTTCGAAGTCCGTCGGCTTTGAGATTGCTGAACAGCTTGGCTGGCGCCTACCGGACAACGTGGTTGTGCCCATGGCAGGCGGCTCGTTGATTCGCAAGATCAAGAAGGCTTTCGACGAGCTCCTTTACCTGGGCCTGGTTGAAGCCAAGCCGGTCCGCTTTTTTGGCGCGCAAGCCACGGGATGCTCACCCATCTCTACTGCGGTGAAACAAGACACTGAAACGATCACCCCGCAGCGGCCGAACACGATTGCGCGGTCTCTTGCCATTGGCAATCCGGCCGACGGACCCTACGCATCGCGCATGATCCGCGAAGTAGGCGGGTATGCCGAAGACGTGTCCGACGTGGAAGTCGTCGCTGGCATCCAGGAACTCGCGGAGACAGAAGGCATCTTCACGGAGACCGCAGGTGGTGTCACCACTGCCGTAACGGCGCGCCTTTTGGCACAGGGACGCATCGGAACGGATGAACTTACGGTATCCGTCATCACCGGCAACGGCCTGAAGACCACTGACGCGCTTGCTGGTCGCTATGAACTCGGCCGCGCCGTCCGGCCGCGCCTCGGTGATTTCGAGGAGTATCTCGCGGAACTCGATGGTCCCACCGCGGTTGCCCCCGAACTCGAACCGGAACTCATTCCGGCTGACTAA